In the Malania oleifera isolate guangnan ecotype guangnan chromosome 1, ASM2987363v1, whole genome shotgun sequence genome, one interval contains:
- the LOC131151255 gene encoding pathogen-related protein, translating into MAGEADAYRSFLHGQEEQSTQWRHGAPPTYHVVNKLFEEGRTKEWPKGSLEETVQNAVKSWEMEVSHKTRLQEIRSINPEKFRLFVNGREGLTGEEILELGTYNALLKNNLPEEFKYYNAEEESFESSHEIFRSVFPRGFAWEVVAVYSGPPLIAYKFRHWGFFEGPFRGHAPTGDMVEFYGLGVLKVDESLRAEEVEVYYDPAALFAGLLKHGK; encoded by the exons ATGGCTGGTGAAGCTGATGCCTACAGATCTTTCCTGCATGGTCAAGAAGAGCAGAGCACCCAGTGGAGACATGGCGCCCCTCCCACTTACCATGTCGTCAACAAGCTCTTCGAAGAAGGCCGAACCAAG GAATGGCCAAAAGGGTCTCTGGAAGAAACAGTTCAGAATGCTGTGAAGTCATGGGAGATGGAGGTGTCCCACAAAACTCGCTTGCAAGAAATCAGGAGCATTAACCCAGAAAAGTTCAGGCTCTTCGTCAATG GGAGGGAGGGATTAACTGGGGAAGAGATTCTGGAGCTGGGGACCTACAATGCGCTGCTGAAGAACAATCTGCCAGAGGAGTTTAAGTACTACAACGCGGAGGAGGAGAGCTTCGAGTCGTCGCACGAGATTTTCCGGTCGGTCTTCCCTCGTGGGTTCGCGTGGGAGGTGGTGGCCGTCTACTCCGGGCCGCCGCTGATCGCTTACAAGTTCAGGCACTGGGGTTTCTTCGAGGGGCCCTTCAGAGGCCATGCTCCCACCGGCGACATGGTTGAGTTCTATGGCCTTGGAGTCCTCAAG GTTGATGAATCACTGAGGGCAGAAGAGGTGGAAGTGTACTATGATCCAGCGGCACTGTTTGCAGGCCTGCTGAAGcatggaaaatga